A stretch of Pseudomonas taetrolens DNA encodes these proteins:
- a CDS encoding acetyl-CoA hydrolase/transferase C-terminal domain-containing protein, translated as MVQSCSIENAVDDVLARLPAHIHLGLPLGLGKANRFVNALYQRVKRLPERQLTIYTALSLGRPMLGDGLQRRFLQPFIERVFGDYIELDYLADLQRDAVPDNIQIEQFFLQPGSLLNSPTAQQNYVSSNYSHAARDINAAGLNLVAQLIARHPRDANRLSLSCNPDITLDLLPMIAKRRDAGETILMLGQIHRDLPYMPGDSELSANDFDLLIEDEECTTLFSTPNMPVNTQDHFIGLHASTLIRDGGTLQIGIGAMGDALSAALLARHADNPRYRALLDEIDTTPWRTLIEHQGGVEPLAQGLYGCSEMFVHGLMMLVDAGIVRRKVYPDAERQAQANAGTLNESLHTDGVSVHGGFILGPSSFYQRLRDLPPDKRAEFNMTAISYINELYGQEDLKRLQRRDARFVNSAFTATLLGAAVADQLEDGRVLSGVGGQYNFVAQGHALHDARSVIMLRSWRESGGEVSSNIVWEYGHCTIPRHLRDIVVTEYGIADLRGKTDRHVIEAMLNISDSRFQTELIEQAQQIGKLPKDFCLDPRFADNSPERLLKIAARHAPLFPEYPLGSDFSAQEQDLLRALNWLKSKFKLTQIYTLGRATLDAPSPQAFPEHLARMQLAQPEGLREELYQRLLLAGLQATAK; from the coding sequence ATGGTGCAATCCTGTTCGATCGAGAATGCAGTGGATGATGTGCTGGCGCGTTTACCCGCACATATCCACCTCGGTCTGCCGCTGGGTCTGGGCAAAGCCAACCGCTTCGTCAACGCGTTGTATCAGCGGGTCAAGCGATTACCCGAACGTCAGTTGACGATCTACACCGCTTTAAGCCTTGGCCGTCCCATGCTGGGCGATGGGTTGCAGCGACGTTTTCTGCAGCCCTTTATTGAGCGGGTATTTGGCGATTACATTGAGCTGGATTATCTGGCGGATCTGCAGCGTGATGCCGTGCCCGACAACATTCAGATCGAGCAGTTTTTTTTGCAACCAGGCAGCTTGCTGAACAGCCCCACCGCTCAACAAAATTACGTCAGCAGCAACTACAGCCACGCTGCCCGCGACATCAATGCTGCTGGCTTGAATCTTGTGGCACAACTCATCGCGCGTCATCCCCGAGACGCGAACCGCCTGAGCTTGAGCTGCAATCCCGACATCACCCTCGATTTATTGCCAATGATCGCCAAACGGCGAGATGCCGGTGAAACCATTCTGATGCTGGGCCAGATTCACCGCGACTTGCCCTATATGCCGGGCGACTCAGAACTCAGCGCCAATGATTTTGACCTGCTGATCGAGGACGAAGAGTGCACCACGCTGTTTTCTACGCCCAATATGCCGGTGAACACCCAGGACCACTTCATTGGCCTGCACGCCAGCACGCTGATTCGCGACGGCGGTACGTTACAAATTGGTATTGGCGCCATGGGCGATGCCTTGAGCGCAGCGTTGCTGGCACGGCATGCCGACAATCCGCGCTATCGCGCCCTGCTCGACGAGATTGATACCACACCTTGGCGCACGCTGATTGAACACCAAGGCGGCGTCGAACCGCTCGCTCAGGGCTTGTATGGTTGCAGTGAAATGTTTGTACACGGGCTAATGATGCTGGTGGATGCCGGCATTGTACGGCGCAAGGTTTACCCGGATGCCGAACGACAGGCCCAAGCCAATGCTGGCACTCTGAATGAAAGCCTTCACACCGATGGCGTCAGTGTTCACGGCGGCTTCATTCTGGGGCCAAGCAGCTTTTACCAACGCCTGCGGGATCTGCCCCCTGACAAGCGCGCCGAATTCAACATGACGGCTATCAGCTATATCAATGAGCTGTATGGTCAGGAAGATCTGAAGCGCCTGCAACGGCGTGATGCACGCTTTGTGAACAGCGCCTTTACCGCCACCTTGCTGGGGGCCGCCGTAGCCGATCAGCTGGAGGATGGGCGGGTGCTCAGCGGGGTCGGCGGGCAATATAACTTCGTCGCCCAGGGTCACGCCCTGCATGACGCACGCTCCGTCATCATGTTGCGCAGCTGGCGCGAGTCGGGTGGCGAGGTGAGCTCGAATATCGTCTGGGAATATGGCCATTGCACCATTCCCCGGCATTTACGTGACATCGTGGTGACCGAGTACGGGATCGCCGATTTACGTGGCAAAACCGATCGCCATGTCATTGAAGCGATGCTGAACATCAGCGACTCACGCTTCCAGACCGAACTGATCGAGCAGGCACAGCAAATCGGCAAGCTGCCCAAGGACTTTTGCCTCGATCCACGCTTTGCCGATAACAGCCCGGAACGCTTGCTGAAGATTGCCGCGCGCCATGCCCCCTTGTTCCCGGAATACCCGCTGGGCAGCGATTTCAGCGCGCAGGAGCAAGACCTGCTACGAGCGTTGAACTGGCTCAAAAGCAAATTCAAACTCACGCAGATCTACACGCTGGGCAGAGCTACGCTCGACGCACCTTCGCCGCAGGCATTCCCCGAGCATCTGGCGCGCATGCAGCTCGCGCAGCCCGAAGGGCTGCGCGAGGAGCTCTACCAGCGTCTGCTGCTGGCCGGGCTACAGGCCACCGCTAAATAA
- a CDS encoding c-type cytochrome codes for MKMLAIPATVMALWAVNAQAATNDDIAKRLEPVGKVCIQGEECKGMDVVASAGGGGGMTPDDIIAKHCNACHGTGLLGAPKIGDTAAWKERADHQGGLDGILAKAITGINAMPPKGTCMSCSDEDLKGAIQKMSGLK; via the coding sequence ATGAAAATGCTGGCCATACCAGCAACAGTAATGGCCCTTTGGGCAGTCAACGCTCAAGCAGCGACCAACGATGACATCGCAAAACGCCTCGAGCCCGTTGGCAAGGTCTGTATCCAGGGCGAAGAATGCAAAGGCATGGACGTTGTGGCCTCTGCAGGCGGCGGCGGTGGAATGACCCCCGATGACATCATTGCCAAGCACTGCAATGCATGCCACGGCACCGGTCTGCTGGGCGCACCCAAGATCGGTGACACCGCAGCCTGGAAAGAGCGCGCCGATCACCAGGGAGGCCTCGACGGCATCCTGGCCAAGGCCATCACCGGTATCAACGCCATGCCGCCAAAAGGCACGTGCATGAGCTGTTCCGATGAAGACCTCAAAGGTGCCATCCAGAAGATGTCTGGCTTGAAGTAA
- a CDS encoding cupin domain-containing protein, translating to MDVGERLQSIRKLKGLSQRELAKRAGVTNSTISMIEKNSVSPSISSLRKVLSGIPMSMVEFFSEEILQEKPTQIVYKANELIDISDGAVTMKLVGKAHPSRAIAFLNEIYPPGADTGDEMLTHEGEETGILVEGRLELTVGLETFVLEAGDSYYFESSKPHRFRNPFDVAARLISAATPANF from the coding sequence TTGGACGTCGGTGAACGACTGCAATCCATCCGCAAACTGAAAGGCCTGTCACAGCGTGAACTCGCCAAGCGCGCGGGCGTCACCAACAGCACCATTTCGATGATCGAAAAGAACAGTGTGAGCCCTTCGATAAGCTCCCTGAGAAAAGTGCTGAGTGGCATCCCCATGTCCATGGTCGAGTTTTTTTCCGAAGAAATCCTTCAGGAAAAGCCGACACAGATTGTCTACAAAGCCAATGAACTGATCGATATTTCAGATGGCGCCGTGACCATGAAGCTGGTCGGCAAGGCGCATCCCAGTCGAGCCATTGCATTCCTCAATGAAATTTATCCACCGGGCGCAGACACCGGGGACGAAATGCTGACCCATGAAGGCGAAGAAACCGGAATTCTGGTCGAAGGTCGTCTCGAGTTGACCGTAGGTCTTGAGACCTTCGTGCTTGAAGCAGGTGACAGCTATTATTTTGAAAGCTCCAAGCCACACCGCTTCCGTAATCCGTTCGACGTTGCGGCGCGACTTATCAGCGCAGCAACACCGGCTAACTTCTAA
- the alr gene encoding alanine racemase — MRPARALIDLQALRHNYQLAREVSGAKALAVIKADAYGHGAVHCAQALEAEADGFAVACIEEALELRAAGIQAPVLLLEGFFEADELPLIVEHGFWCVVHSLWQLDAIERANLAQPIQVWLKLDTGMHRVGLHPTDYKIAYQRLQASANVAKIVLMSHFARADELDCTRSEEQLAVFQAARADLSAEISLRNSPSILGWPAVPSDWVRPGLMLYGSTPFEEAQAQASRLQPVMTLESKVISVRELPAGEPVGYGAKFITSKPMRIGVVAMGYADGYPRQAPTGTPVLVAGQRSQLLGRVSMDMLCIDLTDIPQAGLGSSVELWGKNILASEVADKADTIPYQIFCNLKRAPRLYSGS, encoded by the coding sequence ATGCGCCCAGCCCGTGCCCTGATCGATCTTCAAGCCCTGCGTCATAACTACCAACTGGCCCGCGAAGTGTCGGGAGCCAAGGCCCTCGCCGTGATCAAGGCCGATGCCTATGGACACGGCGCGGTACATTGCGCCCAGGCTCTGGAAGCCGAAGCCGATGGGTTTGCCGTGGCCTGTATCGAAGAGGCGCTGGAACTGCGTGCCGCCGGCATTCAGGCTCCGGTTTTGCTGCTCGAAGGCTTTTTTGAAGCCGATGAACTGCCGCTGATCGTCGAGCACGGGTTTTGGTGTGTCGTGCATTCGCTGTGGCAACTCGATGCAATCGAACGCGCCAACCTCGCCCAGCCGATCCAGGTGTGGCTTAAACTCGACACGGGCATGCACCGTGTCGGCTTGCACCCCACCGACTACAAAATCGCGTATCAGCGCCTGCAAGCCAGCGCCAACGTGGCCAAAATCGTCCTGATGAGTCACTTTGCCCGCGCCGATGAGCTGGACTGCACCCGCAGCGAAGAGCAACTCGCGGTCTTCCAGGCCGCACGCGCCGACCTGTCTGCTGAAATCAGCTTGCGTAACTCTCCATCAATCCTCGGCTGGCCTGCCGTGCCTAGCGACTGGGTGCGCCCAGGCTTGATGCTGTACGGCTCCACGCCGTTCGAAGAAGCCCAGGCTCAAGCCTCACGCTTGCAACCGGTGATGACGCTGGAGTCCAAAGTGATTTCCGTGCGTGAATTGCCCGCTGGCGAACCGGTAGGGTATGGCGCGAAATTCATCACATCGAAACCAATGCGCATCGGCGTCGTGGCCATGGGTTATGCCGACGGTTATCCACGTCAGGCACCTACCGGCACACCCGTATTGGTTGCCGGTCAGCGCAGCCAGTTGCTGGGGCGGGTCTCGATGGACATGCTGTGCATCGACCTGACGGATATTCCGCAAGCCGGCCTCGGTTCGAGCGTTGAGTTGTGGGGTAAAAATATCCTGGCGAGTGAGGTGGCAGATAAAGCGGACACTATTCCTTACCAGATTTTCTGCAACCTGAAACGCGCGCCACGCCTCTATTCCGGGAGCTGA
- a CDS encoding RidA family protein, giving the protein MAIQRQLTNERMSQVVAHNGTVYLSGQVGDDMNAGVEQQTRETLANIEHLLDLAGTDKSQILSVTIYLKDIDADFAGMNSVWDQWLPKGVAPARATVEAKLCEPEILVELSVIAALP; this is encoded by the coding sequence ATGGCAATCCAGCGCCAGCTCACCAATGAACGCATGAGCCAGGTCGTCGCTCATAACGGCACCGTGTACCTGTCCGGCCAAGTGGGTGACGACATGAATGCGGGGGTTGAGCAGCAAACCCGCGAAACACTGGCCAATATCGAACACTTGCTGGATCTGGCGGGCACCGACAAAAGCCAGATCCTGTCGGTCACCATCTACCTCAAGGATATCGATGCCGACTTTGCCGGCATGAACAGCGTGTGGGACCAGTGGCTGCCTAAAGGTGTAGCACCGGCTCGCGCCACAGTTGAAGCCAAGCTGTGCGAACCGGAGATCCTGGTCGAGCTGTCCGTCATCGCCGCGCTGCCTTAA
- the dadA gene encoding D-amino acid dehydrogenase: protein MRVMVLGGGVIGTASAYYLARAGFDVVVVDRQPAVAMETSFANAGQVSPGYASPWAAPGVPLKAIKWLLERHAPLAIKATANIDQYLWMAQMLRNCTASRYAVNKERMVRLSEYSRDCLDELRAETGIAYEARNLGTTQLFRTQAQLDGAAKDIAVLKESGVPFELLDRAGIARVEPALASVTDILAGALRLPNDQTGDCQMFTTRLAEMAKNLGVEFRFSQDIQHLDFAGDRINGVMIDGKLETADRYVLALGSYSPQMLKPLGIRAPVYPLKGYSLTIPITNSDMAPTSTILDETYKVAITRFDNRIRVGGMAEIAGFDLSLNPRRRETLEMIVNDLYPQGGDLTQASFWTGLRPTTPDGTPIVGATPYKNLFLNTGHGTLGWTMACGSGRFLADVMARKTPQISTEGLDISRYGTHKETAKNGNPAPAHQ from the coding sequence ATGCGAGTTATGGTACTGGGTGGCGGCGTTATTGGTACTGCCAGCGCCTATTATCTGGCCCGAGCCGGTTTCGACGTTGTCGTTGTGGACCGTCAGCCAGCCGTTGCAATGGAAACCAGTTTTGCCAACGCCGGCCAGGTGTCCCCAGGCTATGCTTCGCCGTGGGCAGCGCCAGGCGTTCCGCTCAAAGCCATCAAATGGCTGCTGGAACGCCACGCCCCTTTGGCGATCAAGGCCACCGCCAATATCGATCAATACCTGTGGATGGCGCAGATGCTGCGCAACTGTACCGCCAGCCGCTATGCCGTCAACAAGGAGCGCATGGTACGTCTGTCCGAGTACAGCCGTGACTGCCTCGACGAATTGCGCGCCGAAACCGGCATTGCTTATGAAGCCCGTAACCTCGGCACCACCCAATTGTTCCGCACACAGGCGCAACTGGATGGTGCAGCCAAGGACATCGCGGTACTCAAGGAGTCCGGCGTTCCTTTCGAGCTGCTCGACCGTGCCGGGATTGCCCGGGTTGAACCGGCATTGGCCAGCGTCACCGACATTCTGGCCGGAGCCCTGCGACTGCCGAATGACCAGACGGGCGACTGCCAGATGTTCACCACGCGCCTGGCGGAAATGGCGAAGAACCTTGGCGTGGAGTTCCGCTTCAGCCAGGACATCCAGCACCTGGACTTCGCGGGCGACCGGATCAATGGCGTCATGATTGACGGCAAGCTCGAAACTGCTGATCGCTATGTACTGGCCCTGGGCAGCTACTCGCCGCAAATGCTCAAGCCGCTGGGGATCCGTGCGCCGGTGTACCCGCTCAAGGGTTACTCGCTGACCATCCCGATTACCAACTCGGACATGGCACCGACTTCGACCATTCTCGACGAAACCTACAAAGTCGCGATTACCCGTTTCGACAACCGCATCCGTGTCGGTGGCATGGCTGAAATCGCCGGCTTTGATCTGTCGCTGAACCCGCGTCGACGTGAAACCCTGGAGATGATCGTCAACGACCTTTATCCTCAGGGCGGCGACCTGACCCAGGCCAGCTTCTGGACAGGCCTGCGTCCGACGACGCCGGATGGCACACCGATTGTGGGCGCAACCCCCTACAAGAACCTGTTTCTGAACACCGGTCATGGCACACTCGGCTGGACGATGGCCTGCGGTTCCGGTCGCTTCCTCGCTGACGTGATGGCCAGAAAGACCCCGCAAATCAGCACGGAAGGCCTCGATATCTCTCGTTACGGCACCCACAAGGAGACTGCAAAAAATGGCAATCCAGCGCCAGCTCACCAATGA
- a CDS encoding Lrp/AsnC ligand binding domain-containing protein, with translation MRTNHQTKRELDKIDRNILRILQADGRISFTELGDKVGLSTTPCTERVRRLEREGIIMGYNARLNPQHLQGSLLVFVEISLDYKSGDTFEEFRRAVLKLPHVLECHLVSGDFDYLVKARISEMASYRKLLGDILLKLPHVRESKSYIVMEEVKESLNLPIPD, from the coding sequence ATGCGTACAAATCATCAAACCAAGCGGGAACTGGACAAGATTGACCGGAATATTTTGCGCATCCTGCAGGCTGATGGCCGGATCTCTTTTACCGAGCTCGGAGACAAGGTGGGACTGTCGACCACGCCTTGTACCGAGCGGGTACGCAGGCTGGAACGCGAAGGGATCATCATGGGGTACAACGCACGGCTCAATCCGCAGCATCTGCAGGGCAGTTTGCTGGTATTCGTTGAGATCAGCCTCGATTACAAGTCAGGCGATACATTCGAAGAATTTCGACGGGCTGTGCTGAAACTGCCCCATGTTCTGGAATGCCATTTGGTTTCAGGCGACTTTGACTATCTGGTAAAAGCGCGGATCAGCGAGATGGCCTCGTACCGCAAACTGTTGGGCGATATCTTGCTCAAGCTGCCCCACGTACGGGAGTCCAAGAGCTACATCGTGATGGAGGAAGTGAAGGAAAGCCTGAACTTGCCAATTCCGGACTGA
- a CDS encoding YkgJ family cysteine cluster protein, which translates to MSCNSHKIHFLRQQIPSFECVPGCHDCCGPVTTSSEEMARLPRKTAAEQEAAMDELNCVHLGPNGCTVYEERPLICRLFGTTPTLPCPNGRRPVELIHPSAEKLVHEYIASTRQVLV; encoded by the coding sequence ATGAGCTGTAACAGTCACAAGATCCACTTTCTCAGGCAACAGATTCCGTCGTTTGAATGCGTACCGGGTTGCCACGACTGCTGCGGGCCCGTGACCACCTCATCCGAAGAAATGGCCCGCTTGCCGCGCAAAACCGCGGCCGAGCAAGAAGCCGCCATGGATGAACTGAACTGCGTGCACCTGGGCCCCAACGGCTGCACCGTGTACGAAGAGCGGCCGCTGATCTGTCGCCTGTTCGGCACCACGCCGACCTTGCCGTGCCCTAACGGACGCCGCCCCGTGGAACTGATCCACCCAAGCGCCGAGAAGTTGGTACATGAATACATCGCCAGCACCCGGCAGGTCCTGGTTTAA
- a CDS encoding NAD(P)/FAD-dependent oxidoreductase, which produces MNAPVQRSQHTASYYAASSLPQPDHPVLQGEHVADVCVVGGGFSGLNTALELAERGMSVVLLEAHKIGWGASGRNGGQLIRGVGHGLEQFEGIIGKDGVRHMKLMGLEAVEIVRQRVERFNIPCDLTWGYCDLANKPRDLEGFAEEAEELRGLGYRHELRLLQANEVRSVVGSDRYVGGLVDMGSGHLHPLNLALGEAAAAAQLGVRLFEHSAVTRIDYGSEVRVHTAQGTVRAKSLVLGCNAYLKDLNPQLSGKVLPAGSYIIATEPLSEAQAHALLPQNMAVCDQRVALDYYRLSADRRLLFGGACHYSGRDPQDIGAYMRPKMLDVFPHLANVKIDYQWGGMIGIGANRLPQIGRLPDQPNVYYAQAYSGHGVNATHLAGKLLAEAISGQHSDGFDLFAQVPHITFPGGKYLRSPLLALGMLWHRLKELR; this is translated from the coding sequence ATGAACGCCCCGGTTCAGCGCAGCCAGCACACCGCCTCTTACTATGCCGCCAGCAGCTTGCCGCAACCCGACCACCCGGTGTTGCAAGGCGAGCATGTGGCGGATGTGTGCGTGGTCGGGGGTGGCTTCTCGGGCCTGAACACAGCACTGGAGCTGGCCGAGCGTGGCATGAGCGTGGTGCTGCTCGAAGCGCACAAGATCGGCTGGGGGGCCAGCGGGCGTAATGGCGGGCAACTGATTCGCGGTGTCGGTCATGGCCTCGAACAATTTGAAGGCATCATCGGCAAAGACGGTGTGCGGCACATGAAACTGATGGGGCTGGAGGCGGTGGAAATCGTTCGCCAGCGTGTCGAGCGTTTCAATATCCCGTGTGACCTGACGTGGGGCTATTGTGACCTGGCCAACAAGCCGCGTGACCTTGAGGGCTTTGCCGAGGAAGCCGAAGAGTTGCGAGGTTTGGGCTATCGTCACGAACTCCGCCTGCTGCAAGCGAATGAGGTGCGCAGTGTGGTGGGCTCGGATCGCTATGTCGGAGGGCTCGTTGATATGGGGTCGGGGCACTTGCATCCGTTGAATCTGGCGCTGGGCGAAGCTGCTGCCGCGGCACAGCTGGGTGTACGCCTGTTCGAGCACTCAGCGGTGACCCGTATCGATTATGGTTCTGAAGTCCGTGTGCACACGGCGCAGGGGACGGTTCGGGCCAAGAGCCTGGTGCTGGGTTGCAATGCTTATCTCAAGGACTTGAACCCTCAGCTCAGCGGCAAGGTGCTGCCAGCCGGTAGCTACATCATCGCCACTGAACCATTGAGCGAAGCCCAGGCCCATGCCTTGCTGCCGCAAAATATGGCGGTGTGCGATCAGCGTGTAGCGCTGGACTATTACCGGCTTTCGGCTGATCGGCGTTTGCTGTTTGGTGGCGCTTGTCATTATTCGGGACGGGATCCGCAGGATATTGGCGCCTATATGCGTCCGAAAATGCTCGATGTATTCCCGCATCTGGCCAACGTGAAAATTGATTACCAGTGGGGCGGGATGATCGGTATTGGCGCCAATCGGTTGCCGCAAATCGGTCGACTGCCGGATCAACCCAATGTGTATTACGCACAGGCCTATTCAGGGCACGGGGTGAACGCCACCCACCTGGCTGGCAAGTTGTTGGCCGAGGCCATCAGCGGGCAGCACAGTGATGGCTTTGATCTGTTTGCCCAAGTCCCGCATATCACCTTCCCGGGCGGCAAATACCTGCGCTCACCCTTGCTGGCGTTAGGGATGCTCTGGCACCGGCTGAAAGAGCTGCGCTAA
- a CDS encoding DUF1127 domain-containing protein has product MNGLSDVRLTLHNPQLQAEHELGHGVYPTTSAPQGLSRWALFWHRSRTRRALLNLNEQQLRDVGLNRHLAQCEGLKPFWRS; this is encoded by the coding sequence ATGAATGGTTTGAGCGATGTACGCCTGACACTGCATAACCCGCAACTTCAAGCCGAGCACGAGCTCGGCCACGGAGTCTATCCAACTACCAGTGCGCCTCAAGGGTTAAGCCGTTGGGCCTTGTTCTGGCACCGCTCGCGCACCCGCCGCGCCTTGCTCAACCTCAATGAACAGCAACTGCGCGACGTGGGCCTGAACCGCCACCTGGCGCAATGTGAAGGGCTAAAACCGTTTTGGCGCTCTTGA
- a CDS encoding aminotransferase-like domain-containing protein, whose product MTLYVNLADLLGTRIEQGFYRPGDRLPSVRALSAEHGVSLSTVQQAYRLLEDNGLASPRPKSGYFVPVERELHALPVMSRPAQRPVEISQWEQVLELVRSVPQKNVIQLGRGMPDVTTPTIKPLLRSLAQISRRQDLPGLYYDNIYGVLSLREQIGRLLLDSGCHLGPDDLVITTGCHEALSCSIRAVCEPGDIVAVDSPSFHGAMQTLKGLGMKALEIPTDPLTGISLEALELALEQWPIKAIQLTPSCNNPLGYIMPEARKRALVTLAQRFDVAIIEDDVYGELAYTYPRPRTIKSFDDDGRVLLCSSFSKTLAPGLRVGWVAPGRYLERVLHMKYISTGSTAPQPQLAIADFLRKGHFEPHLRRMRSQYQRNRDLMLGWVSRYFPVGTRVSRPQGSFMLWLELPDGFDSLRLNRILLEQGVQIAVGSIFSASGKYRNCLRMNYAAKPTPQIEDAVRKVAMAASKLLAETV is encoded by the coding sequence ATGACCCTTTACGTTAATCTCGCCGACTTACTTGGCACGCGTATCGAACAGGGCTTTTATCGCCCCGGCGACCGTTTACCGTCGGTACGGGCGTTAAGCGCCGAACATGGCGTCAGTCTGAGCACGGTGCAGCAGGCTTACCGCTTGCTGGAAGACAACGGGCTGGCGTCGCCTCGCCCGAAATCCGGCTACTTTGTGCCAGTGGAGCGTGAGCTTCACGCTTTGCCGGTCATGAGCAGGCCAGCGCAACGGCCGGTGGAAATTTCGCAATGGGAGCAGGTGCTGGAGCTGGTGCGTTCGGTCCCGCAAAAAAATGTAATTCAGTTGGGGCGCGGCATGCCGGACGTCACCACGCCGACCATCAAGCCGTTATTGCGCAGCCTGGCTCAGATAAGCCGCCGCCAGGATTTGCCCGGGCTGTATTACGACAATATCTACGGCGTCTTGAGCTTGCGCGAGCAGATCGGGCGCCTGTTGCTCGATTCCGGCTGTCATCTCGGGCCGGACGATCTGGTGATTACCACCGGCTGCCATGAAGCCCTGTCGTGCAGCATTCGCGCGGTGTGCGAGCCGGGTGACATCGTAGCGGTCGATTCGCCAAGCTTTCATGGGGCTATGCAAACCTTGAAAGGGTTAGGCATGAAAGCACTCGAGATCCCGACCGATCCACTGACCGGCATCAGTCTGGAAGCCCTCGAGCTGGCACTTGAACAATGGCCTATCAAAGCGATCCAGCTCACGCCCAGTTGCAATAATCCCTTGGGCTACATCATGCCCGAGGCTCGAAAGCGGGCGCTGGTCACGTTAGCGCAGCGGTTTGATGTGGCGATTATCGAAGACGATGTTTACGGTGAGCTGGCCTATACCTACCCCCGCCCGCGCACGATTAAATCCTTCGACGATGATGGGCGAGTCTTGCTGTGCAGCTCATTCTCCAAGACCCTGGCCCCCGGTTTACGGGTTGGCTGGGTCGCTCCGGGACGTTATCTGGAGCGGGTGCTGCACATGAAATACATCAGCACCGGCTCGACCGCGCCGCAGCCGCAGCTGGCGATTGCCGACTTTTTGAGGAAGGGGCATTTCGAGCCGCACCTGCGCCGAATGCGCAGTCAATATCAGCGTAATCGCGATTTGATGCTGGGGTGGGTCAGTCGTTACTTTCCGGTGGGCACGCGCGTGAGCCGCCCCCAAGGCAGTTTTATGCTGTGGCTGGAGCTCCCTGATGGTTTTGACAGCTTGCGCCTCAACCGAATATTGCTGGAACAAGGGGTGCAAATTGCGGTGGGCAGTATTTTTTCAGCCTCGGGCAAGTACCGTAACTGCTTGCGCATGAACTACGCTGCAAAGCCTACGCCGCAGATCGAAGATGCTGTGCGCAAGGTTGCCATGGCGGCCAGCAAATTGTTGGCAGAGACCGTTTGA